A window of Enterobacter ludwigii genomic DNA:
TACAAAGCCAGCGACCATCGCTCTCCTGTCGAAAAACATAGGTCGCGCGACGTGATATTTCCGTTCTTCCACCCTTGCCATCAGGAAAACGCAGAATGGTTTCCATGATAACAAGCGCATTGCCGCCACCTTCTATCACCTGCATCTCTCCTTGTTCGACAACCAGCTGATCCTGAAAATAATCTGAGATGGCAATAAACGCGCTGCGGATGTTTTCTTTACCTTTAACCGTCATGCCTGGCTTGACCACCAGAGCCGCATCTTCGGCGTAGTACTCCATCAGGGCGTCATAGTTTTTGGTGGTGATGGCGCGATCGCAGGATTCGATTATCTGGCGCAGCGGATGTGGGGTCATGCGCATTTCCTTTTTAAGTGATTAACACGTATTAACGTAACAGCCTGGTGCGTTTGTATAGCTACCAGGTTTTATGGGGGGAGTTCGGGGTTTAGGTAACGTTAGGGCGGCTATGAGCGAAAAGCGGACATTAATGATGAACGATTTATGACTCTCTTGGAGTCCTCTACGAATAGTCCTTAGCCCGACTGTGTTAACTCAATTTTTTAATGATCCAGCAGCCACTGCTGCATCTCGGACAGAACGTGTGGGGTAACGCGTCAGCGCGTACGGTCACATCGGTGGCTCGGATCAGCCAGTCGCAGATCCTGACGGGCAGGACGCGCTGCTTGCAGGTTTCTTCGTCCGCCTCAAGTTCCTCTCTGGAACTTGCGAAAGTCTCCTTAGATCGTCAATGTCGGCCGTTTCGGAAAGCGGGACACGTGCCATTTTTCGGCCAGCCGATTCCCGATCGACGCTGCTTGGTAGTGCGGATCACCTCGTGCAAAATGGCCGCGTTCAGGCCGACATCACGGCGGTGACGCAGGCCGGTAACCTCAGGCGCAAGCAGTTAGCGGGGCAGCTCGGCGTGTGGCCGCAGTCGGGCTGAGGGGGGGCTGACCGTTTAAGACAGGTAGTGACATAAACGCTCTGTCTCCTCTGACCGCGCTGCGGGCATTCTGTCGGGGTTTTTATCTCTGACGTTTTCTCAGATTTCACACAGTGACGCCGGCTCATAATTTGCCAATGTTCGCCCATCGGGCGGGCGCAGGCCACCGCAATGCTTCTTTTTCTTGAATGATCGCAACAGGTTCAGTTACTCTTGACTGGAAATGATTCTTGAAATTTAAGGGGGCGCAAAGTGTCTAATGTCTTAACCTTTTCAGCTGACGTAAAAGAAACCCCGATAGATGAAATGTCCTCGGATGAGTACATCGAAAGTCTTGAGAAGAAGTTCAAAAGCGCTACAGGTTCGGTCAATAAACGAAACTTATTCTTAAGAATCAAGTCATTGCTAGGTCAGAGGAAAATAAAGTTTCGCCTTTCTCCTCCCTCCGACTGGCAAACAAATAAAAAATCTAATGTCTTGTACTTTTCTCAAGAAAAAGTAGTTTATACCTTAGGTCCGATGAAAGAGTTTTCTGTAAAAGAAGGATGGGAGCTCAAGACCATCTCTCTAACTGGGAACGCTGCTATAACCGTTCAAGAAATCATCAATTATTTAGAGGGCATACAGCATGGCAAAGAAACCGTTAAAGAAACCCGAAAGTGATCTCCGCGCAAATTTTGCAGAGAATAAGAAAGCCTGGGTTAATGGTGCTAAAACAGTGAACAACACCATTGCAGAACAGGCAGGACAGGACCTGAAAAACGGTGATGGTCGCTTAATGAAGACTTACAATGACAACAACCGTACAATTGATGATATTGATAAGAATGGTTAACGGTGGGGGCCGCAGTATAGTGCGGCCCTGACCTACGAAGTCTCCACCCTCCCTCCTGATTAATCTTTTGCTATTCAGAGTTGCGCAGGCAATGTCTGACACAGAGTAGGTTCACCAGGCCTAGTTTGCCTTCCGTCTCCTGCACTAGCGCGTATTTCAGTCCCATTAACCGTATGGAGCAGGGGCTATCAGTTTCTGAAGGCGCTACGCGGAACCGTCCGCCTGAAGATAAGTCATAGCGCTTCTTCTGTGCGTCACAAACGACGCTGTTACGGGAACGGGAGAATTGCAAGATTGTGACCTGCCCCCACGATTAGATACAACACTCAGTTAGTAACGTCGGAATCTTCATTCTCAGAATGACCCTTTCTCCAGCCCGCTGCAAATTCAGACGGTGTCTGATAATTCAGCGTGGAGTGCGGGCGGCATTCGTTATAATCCTGCCGCCAGTCATTAATAATTTTCCTGGCATGAACGATATCGCTGAACCAGTGCTCATTCAAACATTCATCGCGAAATCGTCCGTTAAAGCTCTCAATAAATCCGTTCTGCGTTGGCTTGCCCGGCTGGATTAAGCGCAACTCAACACCATGCTCAAAGGCCCATTGATCCAGTGCACGGCAAGTGAACTCCGGCCCCTGGTCAGTTCTTATCGTCGCCGGATAGCCTCGAAACAGTGCAATGCTGTCCAGAATACGCGTGACCTGAACGCCTGAAATCCCAAAGGCAACAGTGACCGTCAGGCATTCCTTTGTGAAATCATCGACGCAGGTAAGACACTTGATCCTGCGACCGGTGGAAAGTGCGTCCATGACGAAATCCATCGACCAGGTCAGATTGGGCGCCGCCGGACGGAGCAGCGGCAGACGTTCTGTTGCCAGCCCTTTACGACGTCTTCTGCGTTTTACGCCCAGGCCACTGAGGTGATAAAGCCGGTACACGCGCTTATGATTAACATGAAGCCCTTCACGGCGCAGCAACTGCCAAATACGACGGTAGCCAAAACGCCTGCGCTCCAGTGCCAGCTCAGTGATGCGCCCTGATAAATGCGCATCAGCAGCCGGACGGTGAGCCTCATAGCGGCAGGTCGACAGGGATAAACCTGTAAGCCTGCAGGCACGACGTTGCGACAGACCGGTCGCATCACACATCAACATCACGGCTTCCCGCTTCTGGTCTGTCGTCAGTACTTTCGCCCAAGAGCCACCTGAAGCGCCTCTTTATCCAGCATGGCTTCGGCAAGCAGCTTCTTGAGTCTGGCGTTCTCTTCCTCAAGCGACTTCAGGCGCTTAACTTCAGGCACCGCCATACCGCCATACTTCTTACGCCAGGTGTAAAACGTGGCATCGGAAATGGCATGCTTGCGGCAGAGTTCACGGGCGGGTACCCCAGCTTCGGCTTCGCGGAGAATACTGATGATCTGTTCGTCGGAAAAACGCTTCTTCATGGGGATGTCCTCATGTGGCTTATGAAGACATTACTAACATCGGGGTGTACTAATCAACGGGGAGCAGGTCAATTGACGGTAAAGTCACCCGGTGTTTCAGGACGGATGATAAGGCAGGAAATTTTACGTCTGAAGATGGCAACACCTTGCACGTTCCATGGCAGAAGTGTAAGTATCCCAGTAAAACGAACCATTAGCTTTTATATAATCTCTGGCACTCCAACTTCCTCTCCTGGCACAAAGCGGGCGAGCTAACTAAGAAGCAAGTCAGCTGTGAGCGAAGACTGGCTGTTAAACCGACGTTACGTCCTGATGTTCAGCAATTAAATGCCGGAGGTAGCGGGTCGGCGTTGTTCCCGTATATTGGCGGAAGAAGACAATAAAGGCACTGTCACTGACAAAATCTAGCTGCTGTGCAACCTGACTTAGCGGCATACCCTCGCACAACATTTCCATCGCTTTCAGCAGCCTCCACTGTTGCCTCCAGCTCTGATAACTCATTCCCGTTTCCCGGATAAATATACGGCTTATCGTGCGTTCACATGCCCCTACCTTCTGGACTAATTGTCCAAGCCGAGGGGGTAATTCGCCCTTACGGATCGTGTTCAGCCAGGTATTCAGGCGAATATCTGAGGGAAACCGTAACGTCCAGTTTTCGCGATGGGCATTTTTAATTTCCTCACAAAAAACATTGATTAGACTGCTTTGTTGTTCTGTGGGCATTCCCCATGGCCAGAATGCCATCCGCTCGATCACCTCAAAGAACAGGGGATTAACTTCAACAACCTGTAGAGGTAATGCTGATAACGGTAAAGTGCTAGAAAAGTACAGAGAACGGTAGGCCATCGTACCCTTCATTATGGCGCGATGAGCCGTGCCGGCCGGTATCCATGCCGCACGCCTGGGTGGAAGCAGGCAAAGGGTATTATCCAGCTCAATTGTGATACTTCCCGCCGCCGAAAAAAGTAACTGATGACGAAGGTGGCTGTGCATCCCTGAATCATGTACCCCCATATCGGATGCAATTCCGATAACCAGATCGTCGAACAGATCCGGATCGAAAGAATCTTGAGGGTTTATCTTCATTGAATGTCCGATTTTAAATATATGTAGTCGTAATAATGGTAATTCGA
This region includes:
- a CDS encoding SgcJ/EcaC family oxidoreductase; translated protein: MTPHPLRQIIESCDRAITTKNYDALMEYYAEDAALVVKPGMTVKGKENIRSAFIAISDYFQDQLVVEQGEMQVIEGGGNALVIMETILRFPDGKGGRTEISRRATYVFRQESDGRWLCTIDNSYGTSLLDTRN
- a CDS encoding IS3-like element ISSen4 family transposase (programmed frameshift) → MKKRFSDEQIISILREAEAGVPARELCRKHAISDATFYTWRKKYGGMAVPEVKRLKSLEEENARLKKLLAEAMLDKEALQVALGRKLLTTDQKREAVMLMCDATGLSQRRACRLTGLSLSTCRYEAHRPAADAHLSGRITELALERRRFGYRRIWQLLRREGLHVNHKRVYRLYHLSGLGVKRRRRRKGLATERLPLLRPAAPNLTWSMDFVMDALSTGRRIKCLTCVDDFTKECLTVTVAFGISGVQVTRILDSIALFRGYPATIRTDQGPEFTCRALDQWAFEHGVELRLIQPGKPTQNGFIESFNGRFRDECLNEHWFSDIVHARKIINDWRQDYNECRPHSTLNYQTPSEFAAGWRKGHSENEDSDVTN
- a CDS encoding helix-turn-helix transcriptional regulator; amino-acid sequence: MKINPQDSFDPDLFDDLVIGIASDMGVHDSGMHSHLRHQLLFSAAGSITIELDNTLCLLPPRRAAWIPAGTAHRAIMKGTMAYRSLYFSSTLPLSALPLQVVEVNPLFFEVIERMAFWPWGMPTEQQSSLINVFCEEIKNAHRENWTLRFPSDIRLNTWLNTIRKGELPPRLGQLVQKVGACERTISRIFIRETGMSYQSWRQQWRLLKAMEMLCEGMPLSQVAQQLDFVSDSAFIVFFRQYTGTTPTRYLRHLIAEHQDVTSV